From the genome of Nicotiana sylvestris chromosome 2, ASM39365v2, whole genome shotgun sequence, one region includes:
- the LOC104235844 gene encoding lauric acid 10-hydroxylase-like, with protein sequence MEYVPILVGLSFAWILVRGFMSLRRAKSCKRLAPGPFPLPIIGNLHLLGDKPHKSLAQLAKAHGPIMNLKFGQINTVVISSSVLAREVMQKQDLTFSNRCIPDALRACNHYDFSVIWLPVNDSRWRTLRKIMNSNIFSGSKLDVNQHLRTKKIQELVDHFHKSAKNGGTVDIGRAAFRTSLNLLSNTIFSKDLSDPFSDSAKEFKDLVWGIMVEAGKPNLVDYFPFLVKIDPQGIRRHMTDHFTKVLDLMSGLIDERLKERKLRNHAIVDVLDALLNISPEEFDRNRAFVSDLCLVSVTVNRVASLPSEDNSVSVAVAGGGISVVRGWR encoded by the exons atggaGTATGTACCCATTTTGGTTGGACTGTCATTCGCCTGGATTTTGGTGCGTGGATTCATGTCACTTAGAAGAGCCAAAAGCTGTAAAAGACTTGCACCAGGTCCATTTCCTTTGCCTATTATAGGAAACCTTCATTTGCTTGGTGACAAACCTCACAAATCACTTGCTCAACTCGCAAAAGCTCATGGTCCAATTATGAATCTCAAGTTTGGCCAAATAAACACAGTGGTCATTTCCTCATCAGTCTTGGCTAGAGAAGTCATGCAAAAACAAGATTTGACCTTTTCCAATAGGTGTATTCCTGACGCTCTCCGTGCCTGCAATCACTATGATTTTTCTGTTATTTGGTTACCTGTCAATGACTCTCGCTGGAGAACTCTTCGCAAGATTATGAACTCTAACATCTTCTCAG GTAGTAAGCTTGATGTTAATCAGCATCTCAGAACTAAAAAGATCCAGGAGCTAGTTGATCATTTTCACAAGAGTGCCAAAAATGGTGGAACAGTGGATATTGGCAGAGCAGCTTTTAGAACTTCCCTGAATTTGCTGTCAAACACCATTTTCTCTAAAGATTTGAGTGACCCATTTTCTGATTCTGCTAAGGAGTTTAAGGACTTGGTGTGGGGCATTATGGTCGAGGCTGGTAAACCCAATTTGGTGGACTATTTTCCCTTTCTTGTGAAAATTGATCCACAAGGTATAAGGCGGCACATGACCGATCATTTTACTAAGGTTCTTGACCTTATGAGTGGTTTGATTGATGAGCGGCTAAAGGAAAGGAAACTGAGAAACCATGCAATTGTTGATGTTTTAGATGCCCTTCTCAACATTAGCCCAGAAGAGTTTGACAGGAATCGAGCATTTGTGTCTGATTTGTGTCTGGTTAGTGTGACGGTAAATAGGGTCGCTTCACTACCTTCCGAAGACAATAGTGTTTCGGTTGCCGTCGCTGGAGGTGGTATCAGTGTTGTGCGTGGTTGGCGATGA
- the LOC104235843 gene encoding geraniol 8-hydroxylase-like gives MNLKLGQVNTVVISSSVLAREVMQKRDLVFANRSVADALRARNHSDSSVVFLPVNTRWRTLRKIMNSNIFSGSKLDANQHLRTKKIEELVDHFHKSAKNGATVDIGRAAFRTSLNLLSNTIFSKDLSDPFSDSAKEFKDLVWGIMVEAGKPNLVDYFPFLVKIDPQGIRRRMTDHFTKVLDLMSGLIDERLKERKLRNHANVDVLDALLNISPELDRNHIEHLCLDLFVAGTDTTSNTLEWAVAELLKNPHTLEKAQEELAHVIGRGKLVDETDIAQLPYLRCIVKETLRIHPALPFLIPRKVEEDVEFCGYIVPKDSQVLVNVWAIGRDSDLWENPLDFKPERFWESEIDVRGRDFELIPFGAGRRICPGLPLAIRMVPVALGSLLNTFNWKLQGGIAPKDLDMEEKFGITLGKAQPLLATPIPL, from the exons ATGAATCTCAAATTAGGCCAAGTAAACACAGTGGTTATATCCTCGTCAGTATTGGCCAGAGAAGTCATGCAAAAGCGAGATTTAGTCTTTGCCAATAGGTCTGTCGCAGACGCACTACGTGCCCGAAATCACTCTGATTCCTCTGTTGTTTTTCTACCTGTCAACACTCGCTGGAGAACACTTCGCAAGATTATGAACTCTAACATCTTCTCAG GTAGTAAGCTTGATGCTAATCAGCATCTCAGAACTAAAAAGATCGAGGAGCTAGTTGATCATTTTCACAAGAGTGCCAAAAATGGTGCAACAGTGGATATTGGCAGAGCAGCTTTTAGAACTTCCCTGAATTTGCTGTCAAACACCATTTTCTCTAAAGATTTGAGTGACCCATTTTCTGATTCTGCTAAGGAGTTTAAGGACTTGGTGTGGGGCATTATGGTCGAGGCAGGTAAACCCAATTTGGTGGACTATTTTCCCTTTCTCGTGAAAATTGATCCACAAGGTATAAGGCGGCGCATGACCGATCATTTTACTAAGGTTCTTGACCTTATGAGTGGTTTGATTGATGAGCGGctaaaggaaaggaaattgagaaACCATGCAAATGTTGATGTTTTAGATGCCCTTCTCAACATTAGCCCAGAGCTTGACAGGAATCACATCGAGCATTTGTGTCTG GACTTGTTTGTAGCAGGGACCGATACAACATCAAATACGTTGGAGTGGGCAGTGGCGGAACTACTTAAGAATCCACATACTTTAGAGAAAGCCCAAGAAGAACTTGCACATGTGATTGGCAGAGGCAAACTAGTAGATGAAACTGATATTGCACAGCTACCTTACTTGCGATGCATTGTGAAAGAAACATTACGAATACACCCGGCGCTTCCTTTCTTAATCCCGCGCAAAGTGGAGGAAGATGTTGAGTTTTGTGGCTATATTGTCCCAAAAGACTCGCAAGTTCTAGTGAATGTGTGGGCAATTGGGCGCGACTCTGACCTATGGGAAAATCCGTTGGACTTTAAGCCAGAGAGGTTTTGGGAGTCGGAGATAGATGTTCGAGGCCGGGATTTTGAGCTCATACCATTTGGTGCTGGTCGGAGAATTTGCCCTGGATTGCCTTTGGCTATCAGGATGGTTCCAGTAGCACTAGGTTCATTGCTAAATACGTTTAACTGGAAGCTTCAAGGTGGAATTGCACCTAAAGATTTGGACATGGAGGAAAAATTTGGTATTACCTTGGGAAAAGCCCAACCTCTGCTAGCTACTCCAATCCCACTCTAG